One genomic region from Salvia hispanica cultivar TCC Black 2014 chromosome 2, UniMelb_Shisp_WGS_1.0, whole genome shotgun sequence encodes:
- the LOC125206581 gene encoding LOW QUALITY PROTEIN: glutathione S-transferase TCHQD (The sequence of the model RefSeq protein was modified relative to this genomic sequence to represent the inferred CDS: deleted 1 base in 1 codon; substituted 1 base at 1 genomic stop codon), which yields MQLYHHPYSLNSQKVGLVLEKNIDXTSFHVNPIRGMNFDSRFFEKNPSAKLPVFQNGSHVLFDTIEIIQYIERIAKVTRTGEESSLSSGEVAEWVYKIQRWNPKLFTLSHTPPKYCLKVTTFLRRVKIARMAECPKLAATIAYNRRYC from the exons ATGCAGCTATATCATCATCCATATTCCTTGAACAGCCAGAAAGTGGGGCTCGTGTTGGAGAAGAACATCGATTGAACATCATTTCATGTCAATCCTATCAGGGGCATGAATTTCGATTCCAGATTCTTCGAGAAGAACCCGTCTGCAAAGCTTCCCGTTTTCCAGAATGGTTCCCACGTCTTGTTTGACACCATTGAGATCATTCA GTACATAGAAAGAATCGCAAAGGTCACTCGTACGGGAGAAGAATCCAGCCTTAGCAGTGGAGAAGTCGCTGAATGGGTATACAAGATACAGCGATGGAATCCAAAGCTCTTCACCCTTTCGCACACCCCACCTAAGTATTGTCTCAAGGTTACTACATTCCTTAGGCGTGTGAAA ATCGCAAGGATGGCTGAATGCCCTAAACTGGCTGCCACCATTGCTTATAACAGAAGATATTGCTGA